AAGGAACATAAGACAGGTGTTTGCCAACGTAGAGAAGTTACATGGCGAAAGTTAGCACACTATATATTCGGCGTAGTTTGTTTCTTCTTAGATTACATCACTGTGTTTCGTGCGTACGATGTTCTGTGTCAATTATTTTTCTCGATGTGCTTTAACTTTAGCGAGCTTCCACAACCAGTTTGGCAGCTGTAAAAAGGTCTAAAAGTCTGTTCTACGCGAAAGAAGGGGCCTCCAACTCTGAGATGTTGAGGACTTTGAGGGGCTCTTTTTGCGCTTTTTCCTCTTCGGGTACCTGCAACCAATAGAAATAGAATAAAGTGCATGTCAGGAAAAACCAGCGCAGCACTTAACCATGTGGGCAGAAGAGGCAGGGGCGCAAAAAAGTCTAGCCTGCTCCACGACGTGAAAGCCGCCAGGCAGCGACGCTGTTGCCCCTTTCATTCGGTCCCTTCAAGTCTCTTATTTCGTTTTGCCCAGTTACTTCTATGTCAAGACCGAATGAAGAGCTCTGAGGATCCCGAGCTCCTCATATTACCAGCTGAATCCTGATTGGCTGAATCTAACTGGCGTCACGCTCACGCCACCCATCATCATTCATGATACACAAGATCCTGCTTTTGTTGCGCTCACTCTCAGCATTATGTAAGTTTCATCACGTGACCCCCTCCCAATCCACTGTTTGAATCGCCCGCCTTAACCCCCTTTCCTTCTCCTCTTTTCATTAgactccctcctcctcaccaagGAGACGTGACCTTTTTTGGCGGGACCACACCAGCGATGCCGACGGCACAGGGTCCGCATAAAcggtttcgctgtaaaatgagttCTTAATTGTTTTCGATATTACACACGTGCACACCGTACTTTGCACCCAGATTCTTCCGGCTTAACCATATTGGCCTGTAATGTAAGCAGCCATGTCAACGACCTGACAAGGCACTGTAGCGTCTCATCTCTTGGATTGTCTTGGTTGTCACGTCCTTGACAACCTTGCGACGTGAAGTATATTCAAGGTAACGCGTTTGTGATGGTGTAGACTTCAGCAGATAAACCAGCAAGGATtgaactctttattgggcaaacttgtgacCCGTACAGCAAAACAATAAAAGCACAACAATGCCGGCGAGCACGGCCATCGATCGTAGAAATCTAATCTACGATGAAAAGCATTGTCTTTCACACACGCGTTATCACACATCGCTTGCGCTCGCGTACGTTCAAGGACGTACACAAATGTTCGCCGACCTTGTACTCCCGTCGCGAGAGCACTTCCCAGAGACTTCTCAGAGATAAGAGCATGCCTTACGCCAAGGGACAACTTTGTCACATTGGATAGCCGGTGAAAGACGGTGCACCGGGTAAAAAGAGTAAATGACTATGCGAGTAAATATTGACCGCTTTTGAACACATCGATATGAAGCAGGACTCCCTTTCCCACCTGCTTACTACAccatactatgcaaggctatgctatggtctgctagcgtgcctggatagccgagtgtttaggacgctcgccttcggatcgagggtacgcgggttcgaatcacgcCTCGTGAAGATTTTTTTGGGACAAgaacttttctctttctcttttttttgtatctttctttccgtctctctgtttgtttctctctctttctttctctccctctctctcagtgctcgttctcaggtagccgcacagtggcacagacccgttaagatgatgatagttttcagcgcttgactcacaaggaacgatttgctaaacagcttcgctgttaaaagaaataaTCTACGTACCGGAATGTAAGAGACGCAGACAATGTTTCCATTATTCCGGCATTTCCgcactgatttttctcgacatgAGTACCAACAAGTTCAAGTAGCTAGCAATTGTGCTTCGACATCAAGCGCCGATGACAAATGACATCGGGCGGGCTGGGGCGCATATTACGACATAATGGACGTCTGGTACGTCGCACGCTTATTCATGACGGAGCGAGAACTAACGACGAGACAAACACAACACCTGATGcagcaaaacggcaagttgggccagttggttgggattcattttttcactcggttgTCGCGTCGTATTGGCCGTTTTCCTTCTATTGTCCTCATGTGTGTTGCGCTGTAGccgagtgaaaaaatgaacaACACATGAGGTCGACCGATGGTAGAGACTAggtgcgataaaaaaaaatcgattatATTCTGTGCCCAAACGATAACCTGCTTATGAAGATGCGGTGGTGGGTTAttacggattaattttgaccaggtggaaattctttaacgtgccctcaaatacaagtacactggcgtTTTAAATACGTCTCATGGTGCCGTTATCGTTTCGACATGAGTCCCCACATATCTAAAGTTTCGACCAGTCCTGTAACCGAAACGTTGGTTCCTTGCCTTGAGGCCTGTATTGTTCACCAACTGTTGATCCGACATAAGCTAGGTCCTTGTTCAGTAAGGTttttgttttggcttttgtttcgccGTGAAGAAGTAAAACTGGAGTCGAGTGAAAAACCGTTTACGACAGCAGTAGGTGACACATGTTCTGTCGCATGCAGTGATGTTACATTACACAtcttcgaattaaaaaaaaaatcaccttcgattacgatgctgcctcacttgtgcgaattctgagcgccgcttcgtgttggggcaagaccaactgtgtttgtagttttggctttccgcaaggtatcgactacgtaagaaatcgtaatttttgtgaagtaggacagcacccactacgccattattcgacttctgcggataagcgaggtacccgctacacatctgtaaggtaattaagtgcactttgtcaatgctgcatgtggctgatgacgatgaagaattatggctgagcgctttgcagtgggttggaagcattaaaccacgcagtcgttgcgtaattagcattgcatgatgactggttgttattttactcttctcccacgctatattacataggttaacgcgattccttgcccgacatgacgactgtatagATCTTTTTGCaagggagtttcaagcaccagcgtggctctgtggtataataccagaatgccacgcagagggcccaggttcaaatccaTTCGATCCTGAGTATTTttttacgtcaccgacggtgatggcaacggcgacggcgacggcgacgccactcaacgcaggaacgggcgcctaagagctgcgctctagaagaaaagaacgcacaatttcttcgcaagggcgaagcaacgaatgcgatagcaacaaattggaatggtatacaaagtaaggctagcagatcactcctttagCACGAGACCCGGTGTAACCCAAGCAAAACGCTGGAGTAAGGAAgcatggccgctgcagcgagcgaagcgaactTCACGCTGTCTATATGGCTTCAACTCAAACTTTGCGATTAGAATAGAACACGTACTACAAAGGTGCGTTGACCAGTCGGGCTATGTGTGCGTTGCTATGCGCTGACCAGCCGGGAAATGCGTGCATAGTCCGGCTGGTCAACGCACGCATTTCCGTATCTTTGTGACGTTGCGCACGCAGTTTTACTCAATGTATCTCGGCTGCATACAACCATCAAGAATAAAAAATtaagctttttcttgttttttgctgaaggagagaaaggaggcaGCAACGCGTCTGCCTGTAACACAACTCTGTGCGGCCAACAGAACATATTTTATTCGTTTTGCGAACAGCGCGAACAGTAAGATTCTGTCAGAGAGCCCCGCTGTTGGCTGCATGGTCTCATCCATCCTTTCCTTTCTACGTTCGCCGTTATGGTTCGCAGTTCACGCGCATCGGTGGTAGCGTGAGTGCAGCAGTCCCAGTCATCGTGAGCAGGCTGCGTGTTTTTGCGTGAGAAAGTTTTGTTTTTTAAGCTTCCGTAATATCTCGAGTCATCACCCCATTTTCCGAGACGCACCACCTAAGCCGTGGGGTTGCCCAAGCTAGCAGCAGAACTCATGATCGACATGCTACCAGAATCGCGGTTTCCGCGGTGTCTCAAGATCTGGtacttttctttttaattgcTGCACCTTTTCAACTGTCTTCCACGGCTCCTTAAATGATTATCTGAATACATAATCATCGGCAAATGATAACGGGGTCACATCGGCGCTTCGTAATGAAGAAACTCAGCTCGTCCTGAGCGCCACGTGTTACAGCTGATTCGAATAACAACTTTTATTTCTCATTGTTTCTGCTGGGACACCGGCGGGAACACCTGATACGATGCATCTGGCTAATGCTTTAAGGAATACGTTGGTATAGATCGTTAGCAAAATGAGGTATTGGGCTAGCTGATTTTGCATGTTGGATTGCGCTTGTCGTGTCCACTTCGTAACGCGTGTCCTCCCTAACTTCTTTTGtcccagtaactgtagcgcagtatttTAATCAACGTTGGTAGATCGATTTTACAAAGTTAAAATGCCACTTTCAATTGCTTTTCATTGTCAGCTCATTAACTTTTCACACGTTAACGTAGCTCACCGCCCTTTCCATCGGGCAAATTACGCTTACTGCGGAGATGTAGGGAGATGATTCGAGATATTAATGATGTAGTCAGTTTCTGTTAAGACAAATATTACGTGCGCCCGATGCGCGACATCAATCTgtatatttacaaaaaaaaatctcactCCTTTATCAGACTCACCTTGAGCATTTTCGCCCTGCCCCAGAGCTGCAGGAAGACCTCGCTCGTGAGGGGAATGTGCTTCGCAGTGTTCCTGTTGCCTCCTGCGAGGGCACGTGCGCAAAGCCATAAATCGAAACGCATGTGCGTAGGTGTCATTACGCTTTGCATTTACAGCATACACACCAATAATTAAAAGAGAATACTATAGCTTTAAATAAGAACGCGCACGCTGGCGTATTTATATAAGACCGTAGGGAGAGATGCCGGAATGTGACTATTCGCGGAATGCCGAAGTGCGCGTGCGCAGATTAGTTAGACCTGAATGACTTACGTACGATCTCCACGGAAGCCACGATGGAGTTTACGTTGCATCTCTAGCGTTCCGCTTGTTCGTAGACACCAACTGCAGTGACGGCGTTGTCGCTTGCAGTAAGCTTGTTGTCAACGTAAATTTATACGGAAACTTATCGGGACAGAAACAGGCGTTTTCACTTCTGAATTCATTGTAAGCAGCTGAAAGAAACACTTGCGTAATTTGTTTCATGAAGGCTAGCTGAATGACCGCAGAACGCTTTGTAATAAACAGCGCATGAGTAAATGCAGCAGAATCGCATTTTGTGCATAAAATTGCGTAAGACGTGCTACGAATTTTTGCTTGTTCCCGTCTCACTGACATTTAGACATTTTATTTGCTTTGTAGGTGTGGGAGTGGTGTCCTTCATGGGCAATTTGTTTTTGATCCGAATGAATACGAACAATATTAATCTAGCACCTTAGTTTATTTTCTTTAGCCTTTTTTTCTCCCTTGCTTTCTGTTTCGTTCTTGTCTTTCTTTGAAAACTCTGTTTAGCTACAAACCTGTGGCGATGCTGACGGCGAGTCCAATGGCGACAGTCATCAGGGAAGCCATGAGGCCGCTCCAATAGCTAGACAGCCGGTAGAGCGGGAAGATGTCACGCTTGCTGTTCGGACCcacagggaaagaaaaaaaaaatattacacttTCTTATCTCACTTAACGTGAAAATTAAGGAAGCGCAGAAAAACGAGGCAGGCATTTCTATCGACCGCAACTCACGTAGTTACGGTCGTACACTCAATATATACGACCACGGCTACTTAATTTGTTACATGAACCAACTAGACCAACAGCAAGTACTACTAGTCTTATAATGATGGTGCGCTAGAGAACGATCGTTATAAAACTATTGATAGTTTCTGCCGTACCCGTGTTCCTTCTTCTGGTATTATCGTGCTTTTGCCCACCACCGTTGTAAgacgaattaccaactcgcccagcagcccGTTCTTTTGAAGTGTACTGCTAGACATAGGGAAGTTCATGGCATGTACAATTAGCAGTCTAATAACAACAAATCACCTGGAGAGTGCCGATTACAAGCGTATATCGAAGGGATACCGAGGAAAATGCCTGTCGATACGTATCTATGTGTGGTGCATAAAATACGTTAGCGTTCCGCGTTGTTGTGCCTGCAAAGCGCGAGGGAGGCTTGATTTAAGCGCACGCAGCAATGCCCGAAAGGCCAAACGCTCATATCGATAGAAAAACGTTACACAGCTGTATTATTTAAAAGACTTAAGATAAAAGTTACACGCCGAGATTTAAATACCTTACGACTGTTCTTCGTGCGTGGCAGCTGTAAAAAAAATGATCAGGAAGAACGCAGTCGTGACCACAAAACCTGCTCACAGCCACTTTGGCGTTTGAATGGCTTGCCTGCATCTACCTAGACTACCAAAGCATAAATACGATACATTACGGTGACAGCGCAACGTGTGGCCCTATTTTACTGCCTTCCGCTCCTCCTACCGAGATAAAACTGCTATGGATCCAGTGTGTCGCTACGAACCTCGCCCATAATAAGAACTTCTTGCAGGTTGGTTCGAACTGGTGGCGTACTGCGCAAGCACTAAGGTGggaagaagacagacagacaggaaggctCTAGGAATGGgcgaatttgaggttcgaagcgaattgtAAGCAAATAGTGGCTTTGTCAAATAATTTCGAAAAGAATAGAATAGTATATATCATATAATCTAacaaaaaatgagcatttttgtcatgacccgacGAACTTgtacaatatttttaagaattgaaaCTAGGCGTGGACTAGTGTCATTTTTTGGTTTGAAGTGAGGTGGAAGAAAATTCGAATAGAGGCTAGATTTGAATAGTAATAGGGCCCAGGTTATAAGCGGTAAAGTAGGTTAAATTTGAAAATTGTCTATACTTAGCCCTCTTAATAAGCTGTTAAACTTAAAAAAAGATTAATCGAGGTGCAGGTAATGTGTACATTATAACCTTGAAGTGcgacttcgcggcagtgcggatttctcctgaaAAGATAGTTTCACAGCCTGGCAGTTTCATGTTacagtgaaaccatcttttcaGGTGGTTACATACGGTCAAATATGCGTCTATTCGTTGATTTTGAATACGTCGAAATTTCGAATCATTTAAATTCGTattgaagcaaattcgaatactgcaatattcgttCGGATACACGAGgaactcgaatattcgcccattccTAGAGAGCTCTTCCCTGTCATAATTTCTTCTTCCCTCCTTCGTGTTTGGGCAGTACGCCACCAGCTTGCCCTTAACCCCACCCCTCCAGCTTGAGTGACGTACCTGGCGGCTGCAGCGGCTGCCATCTTCGATGCAACGGTGGCGGCCAGCACGGTAGCGTTCCCGGGACAATGGTCGAGCGTCACCTCCATGGCAGGTGGTCGGACGCCGTTGAACAGTTTGCCCGTCATCACCCACAGCTGGAAAGCCGTAGTCAGTGACGCAGACACCACGACGCCCTGCGAACGGACCCGTGCAGTTTGTGGTCACAGTACGTGTCCGATGCATACCTGACATGACAGAAGTCATGAACAAGTAATGCGCATTGCGTTCTCCACAGTGTACTGCTACAGGTGTCCACTTACAAATAACGCTTGCGCACTATCTGACAATTCCCCAGTAGGAAGTTTCTGCAAAATATGTGTGTGTACTAACAAAGCCGTGAAGTTAAAACTCAGATATAAAAATCGGATTCTTTGAAGTAGTCGTTTGTTTGCCCACACCTTAGGACACGGGTTAATATATTACATTGTCTTCTCCCTCCTCCATTTACATTTAGCGTAGCTGTCTAAGAATCGTCATTTTTCGTTTAATCTTCGCGTTTTCGCCTCACTTAATTGTCTATTTTTGTTCATGGAACCTGAGCTCCTTCACGTACAGCCAGATTCGGAGAGTTGTCCTTGCGCAAACTTCTCTGTATAAGTTTTGAATGCGATTTGTACCTTTGTGGTTAGatttggaacaaaaaaaaaaaagaaagagaggggggagGAATCTGCATACCATCGCTACGGCGCGCCTCACAATGATACCAAGGTTCTGGCATGTGAAACT
Above is a window of Rhipicephalus sanguineus isolate Rsan-2018 chromosome 3, BIME_Rsan_1.4, whole genome shotgun sequence DNA encoding:
- the LOC125757652 gene encoding uncharacterized protein LOC125757652 isoform X2, with protein sequence MTGKLFNGVRPPAMEVTLDHCPGNATVLAATVASKMAAAAAASKRDIFPLYRLSSYWSGLMASLMTVAIGLAVSIATGGNRNTAKHIPLTSEVFLQLWGRAKMLKVPEEEKAQKEPLKVLNISELEAPSFA
- the LOC125757652 gene encoding uncharacterized protein LOC125757652 isoform X1 — its product is MTGKLFNGVRPPAMEVTLDHCPGNATVLAATVASKMAAAAAASKRDIFPLYRLSSYWSGLMASLMTVAIGLAVSIATGGNRNTAKHIPLTSEVFLQLWGRAKMLKPAHDDWDCCTHATTDARELRTITANVERKGWMRPCSQQRGSLTESYCSRCSQNE